A region from the Benincasa hispida cultivar B227 chromosome 10, ASM972705v1, whole genome shotgun sequence genome encodes:
- the LOC120087560 gene encoding LOW QUALITY PROTEIN: salicylic acid-binding protein 2-like (The sequence of the model RefSeq protein was modified relative to this genomic sequence to represent the inferred CDS: inserted 1 base in 1 codon; deleted 2 bases in 2 codons), with the protein MHYLNILLFFLFLSSTLAKTKSDPPSSPGGKHFVLVHGACLGAWSWYKLYTLLRSAGHRVTVLDMAGAGIDPREAESLKSFSEYVQPLTDFMAEXAEEEKVILVGHSQGGLCISKAMEDFPDKISVAIFVAAAMPGPSLNASFLLQQLRKRIDFGPDSRYTFGNGPKSPPTTLTFGPLFLASKLFNKSPKEDLTLGRTLMRPTHLFEGQQWNKDLVLTKQRYGAVKRVFVVLDKDKVIQKSFQKWVIRRNPPTAVVEVTGSDHMVMMSKPLDLFHKLSHIAHHYS; encoded by the exons atgcattattTGAATAtacttctcttcttcctcttcctttcttctACACTAGCCAAAACGAAATCAGATCCGCCGTCCAGCCCCGGTGGCAAGCACTTCGTTCTAGTTCACGGAGCTTGCCTTGGCGCCTGGTCATGGTACAAGCTATACACGCTGCTCAGATCGGCCGGGCACCGAGTGACGGTGCTAGACATGGCGGGGGCCGGAATTGATCCGAGGGAGGCGGAGAGTCTGAAATCGTTTAGCGAGTACGTCCAGCCGTTGACGGATTTCATGGCGG TGGCGGAGGAGGAGAAGGTGATTCTGGTAGGGCACAGCCAAGGCGGACTGTGCATCTCC AAGGCGATGGAGGATTTTCCGGATAAAATATCTGTGGCTATT TTTGTCGCCGCCGCCATGCCTGGCCCATCCCTAAACGCTTCATTTCTACTTCAACAG CTTCGCAAGAGGATAGATTTTGGGCCAGACAGCCGTTATACATTTGGTAATGGGCCCAAAAGCCCTCCAACAACTTTGACATTTGGCCCACTGTTCTTGGCATCTAAACTATTCAACAAAAGCCCCAAAGAG GACTTGACATTAGGGAGGACACTGATGAGACCAACCCATTTGTTCGAGGGACAACAATGGAACAAGGATTTAGTTTTGACGAAACAAAGGTATGGCGCCGTCAAACGAGTTTTTGTTGTTTTGGATAAGGATAAGGTTATCCAAAAGAGCTTCCAAAAATGGGTGATTCGTAGAAACCCACCAACTGCTGTTGTGGAAGTTACAGGATCTGATCATATGGTTATGATGTCTAAGCCGTTGGATCTCTTCCACAAACTTTCCCACATTGCTCATCACTATTCTTAG